The following proteins are co-located in the Nonlabens ponticola genome:
- a CDS encoding S41 family peptidase, whose amino-acid sequence MNYRPLLLISFIAATSLIIGCADDNDDRFASDVTIKNFVYRGMNAFYLYKAEIPVLADDRFETVNELEEYHKQFDSPEEFFNSLKFDRDKFSIIYDDYIALEQVLSGQSPSNGMEFVLVEYPDNDANVFGFVRYTQNNSSAAENGVERGMIFNRIDGIQLTRSNFRTLLNQSTYTLGLATLEDDEIEDIDQEIPLFKEPFQEDPIHISKVIEEDGRKVGYLFYSSFLRQFDEDLNDVFGDFKSQGITDLVLDLRYNGGGSVNTAIILGSLISGNPTSDLFTREEWNPDIQEFLEANNPDQLLNFFKDRTDDGSALNELGLSEVYIITTPSTASASELVINSLAPYINVIQVGDNTAGKFQASITVYDSEDFRRAGANPAHTYAMQPLVYRSVNSAGNTDYFDGLEPDIELVEEIDNLGTLGDPNERLLRACLDDIIDGSVISSFPTRPRILFNKVSSSNDLKLLGNDMWNENLSLPIE is encoded by the coding sequence ATGAATTATAGACCTCTTTTACTTATTTCCTTTATTGCTGCAACTAGTTTAATTATTGGATGTGCAGATGATAATGATGATCGCTTTGCCAGTGATGTCACCATCAAGAACTTTGTATATCGTGGCATGAACGCCTTTTATCTATATAAGGCAGAGATTCCGGTACTGGCTGACGATAGATTTGAAACAGTTAATGAGCTAGAGGAATATCACAAGCAGTTTGATTCACCAGAAGAATTTTTCAATTCCCTTAAATTTGATCGTGATAAATTCTCCATCATTTACGATGATTATATAGCATTAGAGCAAGTATTGTCAGGACAAAGTCCATCCAACGGTATGGAATTTGTCCTGGTAGAATATCCAGATAATGATGCCAACGTTTTTGGATTTGTACGATATACACAAAATAATTCAAGCGCGGCAGAAAATGGCGTGGAGCGAGGCATGATCTTCAATCGCATTGATGGCATTCAATTGACACGCAGCAACTTTAGAACGTTACTTAATCAAAGCACTTATACGCTGGGTCTAGCAACGCTAGAAGATGATGAAATAGAGGACATAGATCAAGAAATACCGCTATTTAAGGAGCCTTTTCAAGAAGATCCAATTCATATTAGTAAGGTTATAGAGGAAGACGGCCGTAAGGTAGGCTACCTGTTTTATAGTAGTTTCTTGAGACAGTTTGACGAGGACTTGAATGATGTTTTTGGTGATTTTAAATCTCAAGGCATTACTGATTTAGTGCTTGATTTGAGATACAATGGCGGTGGATCAGTAAATACTGCTATCATTTTGGGTAGCTTGATTTCTGGCAACCCAACAAGCGATCTCTTTACTCGAGAAGAGTGGAACCCAGATATCCAAGAATTTCTAGAAGCCAATAATCCAGACCAATTACTTAACTTTTTTAAAGATCGTACCGATGATGGTTCTGCCCTTAATGAGCTAGGCTTAAGTGAGGTATACATTATTACAACACCTAGCACGGCAAGTGCCAGTGAATTGGTTATTAATTCGCTAGCTCCTTATATCAATGTGATCCAGGTAGGCGATAATACTGCTGGGAAGTTTCAGGCGAGCATTACGGTGTATGATAGTGAGGACTTTAGAAGAGCAGGCGCCAATCCTGCACATACCTATGCCATGCAACCATTAGTATATCGCAGTGTGAATAGCGCTGGCAATACTGATTATTTTGATGGTCTAGAACCTGACATTGAACTGGTAGAAGAAATTGATAATTTGGGAACTCTAGGTGATCCTAATGAGCGATTATTACGAGCCTGTCTTGATGATATAATTGACGGTAGTGTTATTTCTAGCTTCCCAACAAGACCACGCATATTATTTAATAAAGTGAGCAGCAGTAACGACCTTAAATTACTAGGTAATGATATGTGGAATGAAAACTTATCGTTGCCTATCGAGTAG
- a CDS encoding DUF4252 domain-containing protein, producing the protein MNRLIFKVIALSLVALSMLTSCEKPESLQQYYLNSQEKDGFITSSIPKGIMEINTDNMSDEAQNAYNSIDKVNVLALPVNEENRAQYDLESVRLNNVFANEDYKLLMSHNSDSLKIKMMYDGTQNAIDEIIVYGNSPKMGLGVARVIGDDMNVAAIMEMLKELENDKNAASNIEGLLGDMGISTSDISIDPK; encoded by the coding sequence ATGAATAGGCTAATATTTAAAGTTATCGCGTTGAGTCTAGTAGCATTATCCATGCTTACTTCATGCGAGAAACCAGAATCATTGCAGCAGTACTACTTAAACAGCCAGGAAAAAGACGGTTTCATAACCTCATCGATTCCTAAAGGTATCATGGAAATCAATACTGATAACATGAGTGATGAAGCACAAAATGCTTATAATTCCATAGACAAGGTCAATGTTCTTGCACTACCTGTAAATGAGGAGAATCGTGCTCAATACGATCTAGAATCGGTAAGGCTGAACAATGTATTTGCTAATGAAGATTACAAGCTGTTGATGTCTCACAATAGCGATAGTTTGAAGATTAAGATGATGTACGATGGTACTCAAAATGCGATTGATGAAATCATCGTTTACGGTAATTCACCTAAAATGGGATTAGGTGTGGCAAGAGTCATAGGTGATGATATGAATGTTGCCGCTATCATGGAGATGCTCAAGGAATTGGAGAATGATAAAAACGCCGCAAGTAACATTGAAGGATTGTTAGGTGATATGGGAATCTCTACAAGTGACATCAGCATAGACCCTAAATAA
- a CDS encoding DUF4252 domain-containing protein, translating into MKNLLYIATFILAGMTATAQNFNKVGNLPKVSETYITGEMFKMISGIDSEDPEFNELMKSVGNLTELRVYTTQNASSAIQMKKFTDDFVTTSKMPLLMSVKEGNQKFTFHARKGSSDSKVKNLVMFIEGMDNNMADSVLLVISGDIDLNQIAKITEKMDVPGQRQIEKATKGN; encoded by the coding sequence ATGAAAAATTTACTTTACATAGCGACTTTTATTCTAGCAGGAATGACCGCTACCGCCCAAAACTTCAATAAGGTAGGCAACTTACCGAAGGTAAGTGAGACCTATATCACAGGAGAAATGTTCAAGATGATATCCGGCATTGATAGCGAGGATCCAGAATTTAATGAGCTCATGAAAAGCGTCGGTAACTTAACAGAGCTGCGTGTTTACACAACTCAAAATGCCTCAAGTGCTATACAAATGAAAAAGTTTACGGACGATTTTGTTACCACTAGCAAGATGCCATTACTCATGAGTGTTAAGGAAGGCAATCAAAAATTCACTTTTCACGCTCGTAAAGGTAGCAGCGATTCTAAGGTTAAAAATCTCGTGATGTTTATTGAAGGAATGGATAACAATATGGCAGATAGTGTTTTGCTAGTCATTTCTGGTGATATTGATTTGAATCAGATTGCTAAGATTACTGAAAAGATGGACGTTCCTGGACAGCGCCAGATAGAAAAGGCGACCAAAGGAAACTAA
- a CDS encoding SixA phosphatase family protein, with protein MRITFLLAMMMLVSCNEKGNSQSNDGLTTLYFMRHAEKRTDQGSDPELAPAGQKRAQEWVNYFFLKDVDHVLSSDFKRTQATATPLAKAQKVAIETYDVSTLTGKQLLEDYRCKTVVVYGHSNTINGYVNDLQNDETYGELSEDDYETFFKVTIDKNGNTGVVKETMVMSEED; from the coding sequence ATGAGAATCACGTTCCTGCTTGCTATGATGATGCTTGTTTCCTGCAATGAAAAAGGAAATTCACAATCAAACGATGGTTTGACCACACTGTATTTCATGCGCCATGCAGAAAAACGAACCGATCAAGGCAGCGATCCAGAGCTTGCACCAGCTGGCCAGAAGCGTGCACAAGAATGGGTAAATTATTTCTTCTTAAAAGATGTGGATCACGTGCTGTCATCTGACTTTAAACGCACTCAGGCAACCGCTACACCGCTTGCAAAGGCGCAAAAGGTAGCTATAGAAACTTATGATGTGAGCACACTTACCGGCAAACAATTGCTAGAAGATTATCGCTGTAAAACGGTAGTGGTTTATGGTCATAGCAACACCATTAACGGTTATGTCAACGATCTACAAAACGATGAAACCTACGGCGAGCTATCAGAAGATGATTATGAAACATTCTTTAAGGTCACCATTGACAAAAACGGCAATACTGGCGTGGTCAAGGAAACTATGGTCATGAGCGAGGAAGATTGA
- the ychF gene encoding redox-regulated ATPase YchF encodes MKAGIVGLPNVGKSTLFNCLSNAKAQSANFPFCTIEPNVGVVNVPDPRLRKLEELVNPEKVIPATVEIVDIAGLVKGASKGEGLGNQFLGNIRETDAIIHVLRCFENDNIVHVDGSVDPIRDKETIDIELQLKDLETVDKKLEKVNKAARTGNKDAIKEQEVLQKIKNALESGKSVRTVELDEEVRKEYVKPLQFITDKPVMYLCNVNDDDAVSGNKYVDQVKELVKDENAEVLVLAVGTEADIAELDDYEERREFLADMGLDEAGSAKLIRSAYKLLNQETYFTAGEKEVRAWTINAGSTAPQAAGVIHTDFEKGFIRAEVIKYDTYVEYGSEAKVKEAGKLKVEGKEYTVQDGDVMHFLFNV; translated from the coding sequence ATGAAAGCTGGTATTGTAGGATTACCCAACGTTGGAAAATCAACCCTTTTTAATTGTCTATCAAACGCCAAGGCGCAAAGTGCCAACTTTCCGTTTTGTACGATTGAACCTAACGTGGGCGTGGTCAACGTGCCAGATCCACGTTTAAGAAAACTAGAAGAACTGGTCAATCCAGAAAAAGTAATTCCTGCAACCGTAGAGATTGTCGACATCGCTGGACTTGTTAAAGGAGCCAGTAAAGGAGAAGGTCTTGGGAATCAGTTTCTAGGCAACATTAGAGAAACTGATGCGATTATTCACGTATTGCGTTGTTTTGAGAACGATAACATTGTTCACGTTGATGGTAGCGTTGATCCTATTAGGGATAAGGAAACCATTGATATTGAGCTACAGCTCAAAGATCTTGAAACCGTCGATAAGAAACTTGAGAAAGTAAACAAGGCCGCTCGCACAGGAAATAAGGACGCGATTAAGGAACAAGAAGTCTTGCAGAAAATCAAGAATGCACTAGAGTCGGGAAAATCTGTCCGCACGGTCGAGCTAGACGAAGAAGTGCGCAAAGAGTACGTCAAGCCATTACAATTTATCACTGATAAGCCAGTCATGTATTTATGTAATGTAAATGATGACGATGCGGTATCTGGTAATAAATATGTAGATCAGGTGAAAGAGTTAGTAAAGGATGAAAATGCAGAGGTACTGGTTCTAGCCGTAGGAACAGAAGCCGACATTGCAGAGCTAGATGACTATGAAGAACGCAGGGAATTTCTTGCCGACATGGGACTTGATGAAGCAGGAAGCGCAAAACTCATACGATCTGCTTACAAATTACTGAATCAAGAAACATACTTCACTGCTGGTGAGAAAGAAGTACGTGCGTGGACCATCAATGCAGGTTCTACCGCACCACAAGCGGCTGGTGTCATCCACACAGATTTTGAAAAAGGATTCATACGTGCTGAGGTGATCAAATACGATACTTATGTAGAGTATGGATCAGAAGCGAAGGTTAAGGAAGCCGGTAAACTCAAGGTTGAGGGAAAGGAGTACACCGTGCAAGATGGCGATGTGATGCACTTCTTGTTTAACGTTTAA
- a CDS encoding RNA polymerase sigma factor: MNQPTFIATFQDVQKRMYQLSRRLLTSHEEAADAVQETMLKLWEKREKLKDVNNKEAYAMQMVKNFSLDRLKSKQAGHLKIVHNNYDSGDRNAQEEMERATTVSTVQQLIADLPENYRMVIQLRDIQQYDYEAIEKIMNMKATAVRVSLSRARKLLKERIEQYHNTETA; this comes from the coding sequence ATGAACCAACCAACTTTCATAGCGACATTTCAAGACGTACAAAAAAGAATGTACCAATTGTCAAGAAGATTGCTCACCTCGCACGAGGAAGCAGCAGATGCCGTGCAGGAAACCATGCTCAAGCTATGGGAAAAGCGCGAGAAGTTGAAAGATGTAAATAATAAGGAAGCCTATGCCATGCAAATGGTGAAGAACTTCTCTCTAGATCGATTGAAGAGTAAGCAGGCTGGACATCTTAAAATTGTCCATAATAATTATGACTCAGGCGATCGCAACGCACAGGAAGAAATGGAGCGAGCTACCACGGTAAGCACCGTACAGCAGCTCATCGCAGATCTTCCAGAGAATTATAGAATGGTCATACAACTGCGTGACATACAGCAATATGACTATGAGGCGATAGAGAAAATAATGAATATGAAGGCAACGGCAGTGCGTGTTAGTTTAAGCCGGGCACGCAAGTTGCTTAAAGAACGAATAGAACAGTATCACAACACAGAAACAGCATGA
- a CDS encoding flavin monoamine oxidase family protein: protein MSRSIIILGAGLTGLSLAYKLQQQGIEVTILESRDRVGGRIFTKMSGNHTPIDLGAAWFWSYNREVLSLIDKLGLKYEEQHMDSKVWYKSHPGTSYQLIDMPANQPASYRLRGGSSNLILSLNAVLKEGQVKYNTTVQRVVHHRDTYQIHTNDIIYNADVVINTIPPQITASAITFEPSMPINYLYIARRTQTWMEDSVKFGLGFKSPFWKEKGIPATAFSNSGPIAELYDYSHYPSSRFALMGFVHPTATRLPADERKKVIVDQLAELLGIEVHNYISFELSAWNEQPSTNPDAQNLRTPHENNGHPILRQSLNGGTLIMAGSETSDQHAGYMEGALRSAQLAFEQVLSLNIL, encoded by the coding sequence ATGTCTAGATCTATTATCATATTAGGCGCCGGCTTGACCGGTTTAAGCCTTGCTTACAAGCTGCAGCAGCAAGGTATTGAGGTAACCATTCTAGAATCTAGGGATCGTGTTGGCGGCCGCATATTTACCAAAATGTCTGGCAACCATACTCCTATCGATCTGGGCGCAGCCTGGTTCTGGTCTTACAATAGAGAAGTTTTAAGCCTAATTGACAAGCTAGGACTAAAATATGAAGAGCAGCATATGGATAGTAAGGTGTGGTACAAATCTCATCCAGGAACCTCTTATCAATTGATTGACATGCCAGCAAACCAGCCAGCAAGCTATAGGTTGCGTGGTGGCAGTTCTAACTTGATATTATCTCTCAATGCTGTGCTCAAAGAAGGTCAGGTAAAATATAATACCACCGTGCAACGAGTTGTCCATCATCGCGATACATATCAAATTCATACCAATGATATTATTTATAACGCAGATGTAGTCATCAACACCATACCACCACAAATCACGGCAAGTGCCATTACTTTTGAGCCATCGATGCCTATAAATTATCTCTATATAGCTCGACGTACACAGACATGGATGGAAGATTCGGTCAAATTTGGATTAGGCTTTAAGTCACCATTCTGGAAAGAAAAAGGCATTCCGGCGACTGCCTTCAGCAACTCTGGACCGATTGCAGAACTTTATGATTACAGCCATTATCCATCTAGCCGGTTTGCATTGATGGGATTTGTTCATCCTACCGCAACGAGATTACCAGCAGATGAAAGGAAAAAAGTAATCGTTGATCAATTAGCAGAATTATTGGGCATCGAGGTTCATAATTATATATCGTTTGAACTTTCAGCTTGGAACGAGCAACCTTCCACAAATCCAGATGCTCAAAATTTGCGCACGCCTCATGAGAATAATGGTCATCCCATCTTGAGACAGTCTTTAAATGGCGGCACATTAATTATGGCTGGCAGCGAGACGAGCGACCAGCACGCTGGCTATATGGAAGGCGCACTACGGTCTGCACAGCTTGCGTTTGAACAGGTGCTCTCTTTGAATATTTTGTAG
- a CDS encoding VF530 family protein → MESQPNNPLHGVKLADMVEKLVDHYGWHDLGGHIRINAFNTNPTVKSSLKFLRRTPWAREKVEQLYLDTFHED, encoded by the coding sequence ATGGAATCACAACCTAACAATCCACTACACGGCGTGAAACTGGCCGATATGGTTGAGAAACTAGTCGATCACTATGGCTGGCACGACCTAGGCGGCCACATACGCATCAATGCCTTTAATACAAATCCGACGGTGAAATCCAGCCTCAAATTTTTGCGTCGTACGCCATGGGCTCGCGAGAAGGTCGAACAATTGTACCTGGATACTTTCCATGAAGACTAG
- a CDS encoding WD40/YVTN/BNR-like repeat-containing protein — MKKLSILLLLLVPVLSLGQPLDLELVKNMKPRNIGPGGMSGRITSIDVVENDPDVIYAGTASGGLWKSESGGIAWMPIFDDQVTASIGAVAVQQSNPSVIWVGTGEGNPRNSLNGGYGIYKSLDGGKNWKSMGLEETRHIHRIVIDPTNPNVVYAAAIGSPWGEHPERGVFKTTDGGKTWNKILYTNDRSGAADLVIDPSNPNKLIAAMWEHKRDPWFFKSGGEGSGLYITYDGGENWKKMTEDDGLPAGELGRIGVAIAPSDPKTVYALIESKKNALYKSVDGGFNWKMINDKSDIGNRPFYYSEIYVDPQNENRVYSIFTYVNVSEDGGKNFDQLMNAYGANNGVHPDHHSWYIHPKDGSFMIDGNDGGLNITRDRGKTWRFIGNLPVAQFYHINVDMEIPYNVYGGMQDNGSWRGPAYTWRDQGIRNSYWQEISFGDGFDVVPDPTNNRYGYSMSQQGYVSRYDWETGNNYSVRPTHPDPNLELRFNWNAAINIDPFDPSTLYFGSQFVHKSTDKGLTWKVISPDLTTNDPEKQKQSDSGGLTMDATGAENHTTILVIEPSPVEKGVIYTGSDDGLIHVTTDGGKNWKNVSSGLKGLPKGSWIAQIKASQTKAGHALLIANDYRRYNYEPYAYRTTNYGKSWTRIVDADDVESYTLSIVEDPEENNLVFLGTDDGLYVSIDAGDNWTKYTNGFPTVSVKDLVIHPREQDLVIGTFGRAAWVLDDLRPMREIASQNAKFKKPIKLFEPPVAYQARYQQPTGTRFSGDAMYQGENRGSSGRFKYFFDKALLKESDTVGTDSLQLKIYDGDRLIRTLKSKTPKEAGVHEWSWRLRESGENYPSRSVNKSTREPSGVSVLPGTYKAVLELGDYSSETMITVQDDPRIDELTAADRKEKYQALKNHEKLSGDIYELTQELAKAKQTATTFKKMLQDKDKEAFKEQIKATDSIIKSIEEEQARYFGATDDRQGITRNPGVTVMQRLGTARSYIASRQGAQTATEEQLTKQTQDAASQAMMKSRAFLNKEWDEYKTAMKQVELDIWED, encoded by the coding sequence ATGAAAAAACTATCCATCCTATTATTACTTCTTGTACCTGTTTTGAGTCTAGGGCAACCATTAGATCTTGAACTGGTGAAGAATATGAAACCTAGAAACATCGGGCCAGGTGGTATGTCTGGACGTATCACATCCATCGACGTGGTTGAGAATGATCCTGATGTAATTTATGCTGGTACCGCCAGCGGTGGCCTGTGGAAATCAGAAAGTGGCGGCATTGCATGGATGCCCATTTTTGACGATCAGGTGACTGCATCCATAGGTGCGGTTGCCGTACAGCAATCAAATCCTAGTGTAATCTGGGTAGGAACTGGCGAAGGAAATCCTCGCAACTCACTCAACGGCGGTTATGGAATTTACAAGTCTCTGGATGGTGGTAAGAACTGGAAATCCATGGGACTTGAAGAAACACGCCACATTCATAGAATTGTCATCGATCCAACAAATCCCAATGTCGTTTATGCCGCGGCCATAGGATCACCATGGGGTGAGCATCCAGAGCGTGGTGTTTTCAAAACAACAGATGGTGGTAAAACATGGAATAAGATTCTTTACACAAACGATAGATCAGGCGCAGCAGACCTTGTTATAGATCCATCCAATCCCAACAAATTGATCGCTGCCATGTGGGAACACAAGCGCGACCCATGGTTTTTTAAATCAGGTGGTGAAGGCTCTGGTTTGTACATCACTTACGACGGTGGTGAGAATTGGAAAAAAATGACCGAGGACGACGGCTTACCAGCTGGCGAGCTAGGAAGAATAGGTGTTGCCATTGCTCCTAGCGATCCTAAAACAGTGTATGCACTTATTGAATCCAAAAAGAATGCGCTTTATAAATCTGTCGATGGTGGTTTTAATTGGAAAATGATCAATGACAAGAGCGATATAGGAAATAGACCATTCTACTATTCTGAAATCTATGTGGATCCTCAAAATGAAAATCGAGTTTATTCCATTTTCACTTACGTGAACGTCTCAGAAGATGGTGGTAAAAACTTTGATCAATTGATGAACGCATACGGTGCGAATAACGGTGTGCATCCAGATCACCACTCGTGGTACATTCATCCAAAGGATGGATCGTTTATGATTGATGGTAATGATGGTGGTCTCAATATCACAAGAGATCGCGGTAAAACATGGCGATTCATAGGAAACTTGCCAGTCGCTCAATTCTATCACATTAATGTGGATATGGAAATTCCTTATAATGTGTATGGTGGTATGCAGGATAATGGTAGCTGGCGCGGTCCAGCCTACACTTGGAGAGATCAGGGCATTAGAAATTCTTACTGGCAGGAAATAAGTTTTGGTGATGGATTTGACGTGGTACCTGATCCTACCAATAATCGCTATGGTTATAGCATGAGCCAGCAAGGATATGTAAGTCGCTATGACTGGGAAACTGGCAATAATTACAGCGTGCGACCTACTCATCCAGATCCTAATTTGGAACTGCGATTCAATTGGAATGCTGCGATAAATATTGATCCTTTTGATCCATCGACGCTGTATTTTGGTAGTCAATTTGTACACAAATCCACAGATAAAGGATTGACCTGGAAAGTTATAAGTCCAGATCTTACCACCAACGATCCAGAAAAGCAAAAGCAAAGCGATTCTGGTGGACTGACCATGGACGCTACAGGCGCAGAAAATCACACGACTATTCTGGTGATAGAACCTAGTCCAGTAGAAAAAGGCGTAATCTATACAGGATCTGACGATGGATTAATTCATGTAACCACGGATGGTGGTAAAAACTGGAAAAATGTAAGCAGTGGTCTCAAAGGTTTGCCTAAGGGTAGCTGGATCGCACAAATTAAGGCCTCACAGACTAAAGCCGGTCACGCTCTACTTATTGCAAACGATTACCGTCGCTATAACTATGAGCCTTATGCATACCGCACCACCAACTATGGAAAGTCTTGGACGCGCATTGTAGATGCAGATGATGTGGAGAGTTACACCTTATCCATCGTTGAAGACCCAGAAGAAAACAACCTTGTTTTTCTAGGAACGGATGATGGACTGTATGTGAGCATCGATGCTGGTGATAACTGGACAAAATATACCAATGGTTTTCCAACGGTTTCGGTTAAAGATCTAGTAATTCATCCGCGTGAGCAGGACCTTGTGATTGGAACTTTTGGTCGTGCGGCTTGGGTGCTGGACGATCTCAGGCCTATGCGTGAGATAGCTTCACAGAATGCGAAATTTAAAAAACCAATCAAATTATTTGAACCACCAGTCGCTTATCAAGCGAGATACCAGCAACCTACGGGAACAAGATTTAGCGGTGATGCGATGTACCAAGGTGAAAACCGTGGTAGCAGCGGTAGATTCAAATATTTCTTTGACAAAGCTTTGCTCAAAGAAAGTGACACCGTTGGAACAGATAGTCTTCAACTTAAAATCTATGACGGTGATCGATTGATCAGAACCTTGAAGAGCAAGACTCCCAAGGAAGCTGGCGTTCATGAATGGAGCTGGAGATTGAGGGAAAGCGGTGAGAATTATCCATCTAGAAGTGTAAATAAATCTACACGTGAGCCATCCGGTGTGAGCGTGCTTCCTGGTACCTACAAGGCTGTGCTTGAACTAGGTGATTACAGCAGCGAGACTATGATTACCGTGCAAGATGACCCAAGAATCGATGAATTAACAGCTGCCGATAGAAAAGAAAAGTATCAGGCACTCAAAAATCATGAAAAGTTATCTGGAGATATTTATGAATTGACTCAGGAACTGGCCAAAGCAAAACAAACGGCTACCACTTTCAAGAAAATGTTACAAGACAAGGACAAAGAAGCATTTAAAGAACAAATTAAAGCTACTGATAGTATTATAAAAAGCATTGAAGAAGAGCAAGCGCGATACTTTGGTGCCACTGATGATCGACAAGGAATAACACGTAATCCTGGCGTTACCGTCATGCAACGATTGGGAACGGCTCGCAGCTATATCGCTAGTAGACAAGGTGCTCAAACGGCTACTGAAGAACAATTGACAAAACAAACTCAAGACGCTGCGAGTCAAGCGATGATGAAAAGTAGAGCTTTTCTTAACAAGGAATGGGACGAGTATAAAACAGCCATGAAGCAGGTAGAACTTGACATCTGGGAAGATTAA